Proteins encoded by one window of Lycium barbarum isolate Lr01 chromosome 11, ASM1917538v2, whole genome shotgun sequence:
- the LOC132619609 gene encoding uncharacterized protein LOC132619609: MCVVDCSLHDLKSSGAFYTWNNKHVDGSRVYSRIDRVLVNGVWLTSLPSSEVHYGNEGVMDHCPAIISWDTGQQTHNGRFNYFNMWSQDLIFQQLVKENMERDISGTQMYKLVGKLNRLKSALRSLNRTQFKDVELTAEKAKKELDACQTTLQLDPRNISLIEHEVQLRREYQNRDKARKQFLVQKCKMHWLAQGDMNTKYFHSMLKTRRNTNRIFNIKDSQGVTRTDIEGIDDAFVEFYSSLLGT; this comes from the coding sequence ATGTGTGTTGTGGACTGCTCTCTGCATGATCTTAAATCTTCTGGGGCTTTCTATACCTGGAATAATAAGCATGTGGATGGGAGTAGAGTCTATAGTAGGATTGACAGAGTGCTAGTAAATGGTGTATGGTTGACCTCCTTACCTAGCTCAGAGGTGCACTATGGGAATGAGGGAGTGATGGATCATTGCCCTGCAATCATCAGTTGGGATACAGGACAACAAACACATAATGGcagattcaattattttaataTGTGGAGCCAAGATCTAATTTTTCAACAACTGGTAAAGGAAAACATGGAAAGGGACATATCTGGCACTCAAATGTACAAACTAGTGGGAAAACTCAACAGGCTTAAATCAGCCTTGAGAAGCCTAAATAGAACACAATTCAAGGATGTGGAACTGACTGCTGAGAAAGCTAAGAAGGAGTTGGATGCTTGTCAGACTACCCTGCAACTTGATCCTAGAAATATAAGTTTGATTGAACATGAGGTACAACTGCGCAGAGAGTATCAAAACAGGGACAAGGCAAGAAAGCAGTTCTTGGTGCAGAAATGCAAAATGCATTGGCTGGCACAAGGTGACATGAATACTAAGTATTTTCATAGCATGTTGAAGACTAGAAGGAATACTAATAGGATATTCAATATCAAAGACTCTCAAGGGGTTACAAGGACTGATATAGAAGGAATAGATGATGCTTTTGTTGAATTTTATTCCAGTCTGCTGGGTACttga
- the LOC132619610 gene encoding uncharacterized protein LOC132619610 gives MGDFNYVLHRDEKVGSPISIAEVREFKMCVVDCSLHDLKSSGAFYTWNNKHVDGSRVYSRIDRVLVNGVWLTSLPSSEVHYGNEGVMDHCPAIISWDTGQQTHNGRFNYFNMWSQALIFQQLVKENMERDISGTQMYKLVGKLNRLKSALRSLNRTQFKDVELTAEKAKKELDACQTTLQLDPRNISLIEHEVQLRREYQNRDKARKQFLVQKCKMHWLAQGDMNTKYFHSMLKARRNTNRIFNIKDSQGVTRTDIEGIDDAFVEFYSGLLGT, from the coding sequence ATGGGTGATTTTAATTATGTACTTCATAGGGATGAGAAGGTGGGCAGCCCAATCTCTATTGCTGAAGTTAGGGAGTTTAAAATGTGTGTTGTGGACTGCTCTCTGCATGATCTTAAATCTTCTGGGGCTTTCTATACCTGGAATAATAAGCATGTGGATGGGAGTAGAGTCTATAGTAGGATTGACAGAGTGCTAGTAAATGGTGTATGGTTGACCTCCTTACCTAGCTCAGAGGTGCACTATGGGAATGAGGGAGTGATGGATCATTGCCCTGCAATCATCAGTTGGGATACAGGACAACAAACACATAATGGcagattcaattattttaataTGTGGAGCCAAGCTCTAATTTTTCAACAACTGGTAAAGGAAAACATGGAAAGGGACATATCTGGCACTCAAATGTACAAACTAGTGGGAAAACTCAACAGGCTTAAATCAGCCTTGAGAAGCCTAAATAGAACACAATTCAAGGATGTGGAACTGACTGCTGAGAAAGCTAAGAAGGAGTTGGATGCTTGTCAGACTACCCTGCAACTTGATCCTAGAAATATAAGTTTGATTGAACATGAGGTACAACTGCGCAGAGAGTATCAAAACAGGGACAAGGCAAGAAAGCAGTTCTTGGTGCAGAAATGCAAAATGCATTGGCTGGCACAAGGTGACATGAATACTAAGTATTTTCATAGCATGTTGAAGGCTAGAAGGAATACTAATAGGATATTCAATATCAAAGACTCTCAAGGGGTTACAAGGACTGATATAGAAGGAATAGATGATGCTTTTGTTGAATTTTATTCCGGTCTGCTGGGTACttga